In Paracoccaceae bacterium Fryx2, a single genomic region encodes these proteins:
- a CDS encoding DNA alkylation repair protein has product MTAAAITAPEAIAAIAARALPGKAAEMAAYHKVARPYLGTANPEIDALTKEWRADLGLDDRLALAADLWASNIHEARIAAAKLLTQARIRPDDSAAWALICGWLAEADAWAIADHACIAGQKRVTADPSRLDEVETWTQSPNLWTRRAALVVTLPFAKMPNPKPADLAARDRILDWAANLADDRDWFIQKAVAWWLRDLSKHDPRRTRLFLNEHGDRLRGFARKEAAQYLPAVHDPEPTAPEA; this is encoded by the coding sequence ATGACCGCCGCCGCCATCACCGCCCCCGAAGCCATCGCCGCCATCGCCGCCCGCGCCCTGCCCGGCAAGGCCGCCGAAATGGCCGCCTACCACAAGGTCGCGCGCCCCTACCTCGGCACCGCAAACCCCGAGATCGACGCCCTGACGAAGGAATGGCGCGCCGACCTCGGCCTCGACGACCGCCTGGCCCTCGCCGCCGACCTCTGGGCCAGCAACATCCACGAGGCCCGCATCGCCGCAGCCAAGCTGCTGACGCAAGCCCGCATCCGCCCCGACGACAGCGCCGCCTGGGCGCTGATCTGTGGTTGGTTGGCCGAAGCCGACGCCTGGGCCATCGCTGATCACGCCTGCATCGCGGGCCAGAAGCGCGTGACCGCCGACCCGTCGCGGCTGGACGAGGTCGAGACCTGGACGCAAAGCCCCAACCTCTGGACCCGCCGCGCCGCCCTCGTCGTCACCCTGCCCTTCGCCAAGATGCCCAACCCCAAGCCCGCCGACCTCGCCGCCCGCGACCGCATCCTCGACTGGGCGGCCAACCTTGCCGACGACCGCGACTGGTTCATCCAGAAGGCCGTCGCCTGGTGGCTGCGCGACCTCTCGAAACACGACCCCCGGCGCACCCGGCTTTTCCTGAACGAACACGGCGACCGCCTGCGCGGCTTCGCCCGCAAGGAGGCCGCGCAATACCTGCCCGCCGTCCACGACCCGGAGCCGACGGCCCCCGAAGCCTGA
- a CDS encoding D-galactarate dehydratase: protein MKHSSPPSVLAAVLAALALSGCDLPIFQGNAPTAPAPTAAAPMPRPAPMVGAGGASAAALDTTSPAERAAAAALPAPAGERELGRVVVGLGSVTEPGFWLQSPLVTAKGPGRVVTAAGASVQVELRPGTGGAQLSLAAFRSLGLGLTDLPEVRVLAR, encoded by the coding sequence ATGAAACATTCATCCCCCCCCTCCGTTCTGGCCGCCGTTCTGGCCGCCCTTGCCCTGTCGGGCTGCGATCTGCCGATTTTCCAGGGCAACGCCCCCACAGCCCCGGCGCCGACCGCTGCCGCCCCGATGCCGCGCCCCGCACCGATGGTCGGGGCCGGCGGCGCCTCGGCCGCAGCGCTGGACACCACCAGCCCGGCCGAGCGCGCGGCGGCAGCAGCGCTGCCTGCCCCTGCGGGCGAGCGCGAACTGGGCCGGGTGGTCGTCGGGCTGGGGTCGGTGACCGAGCCGGGCTTCTGGCTGCAATCGCCGCTGGTCACCGCCAAGGGCCCGGGGCGGGTGGTGACGGCGGCGGGTGCCTCGGTGCAGGTCGAGTTGCGGCCGGGCACCGGGGGGGCGCAACTGTCGCTGGCGGCGTTCCGCAGTCTGGGCCTGGGGCTGACCGATCTGCCGGAGGTGCGGGTTCTGGCGCGCTAG
- the moaA gene encoding GTP 3',8-cyclase MoaA — MEPLIDPFARAIDYLRVSVTDRCDFRCVYCMSENMTFLPKADLLTLEELDRLCSAFVRMGVRKLRITGGEPLVRRGILTFFRAMTRHLDSGALRELTLTTNGSQLVKYASDLAACGVRRINVSLDTLDPAKFAAITRWGRLAQVLDGIEAAKAAGLRVKINTVALKGFNEDELFSLLDWCAREDHDLTFIEVMPMGDLGNENRLDQYWSLKEMRARLRERFTLTDLAERSGGPARYVRIEQTGQKLGFITPLTHNFCESCNRVRLTCTGELYMCLGQEDMADLRAPLRASPADAGLEHAIRAAISRKPKGHDFDYSRQNVAGQMTRHMSHTGG; from the coding sequence ATGGAACCGCTCATCGACCCCTTTGCCCGCGCGATCGACTATCTGCGCGTCTCGGTCACCGACCGCTGCGATTTCCGCTGCGTCTACTGCATGTCGGAAAACATGACCTTCCTTCCCAAGGCCGACCTCCTGACGCTGGAAGAGCTTGACCGACTGTGTTCGGCCTTCGTGCGGATGGGGGTGCGCAAGCTGCGCATCACCGGCGGCGAGCCCCTGGTGCGTCGCGGCATCCTGACCTTCTTCCGCGCCATGACCCGGCACCTCGACAGCGGCGCGCTGCGCGAACTGACGCTGACCACCAACGGCTCGCAACTGGTGAAATACGCGTCCGATCTGGCGGCCTGCGGGGTGCGGCGCATCAACGTCTCGCTCGACACGCTCGACCCCGCAAAGTTCGCGGCGATCACCCGCTGGGGCCGCCTCGCGCAGGTACTCGACGGGATCGAGGCCGCCAAGGCGGCGGGGCTTCGGGTCAAGATCAACACCGTGGCGCTGAAGGGCTTCAACGAGGACGAGCTGTTTTCGCTGCTCGACTGGTGCGCCCGCGAAGACCACGACCTGACCTTCATCGAGGTCATGCCGATGGGCGATCTCGGCAACGAGAACCGGCTCGATCAATACTGGTCGCTCAAGGAAATGCGGGCGCGGCTGCGCGAGCGCTTCACCCTGACCGACCTTGCCGAACGCTCTGGCGGCCCGGCGCGCTATGTCCGCATCGAACAGACCGGGCAGAAGCTGGGCTTCATCACGCCGCTGACCCACAATTTCTGCGAAAGCTGCAACCGGGTGCGGCTGACCTGCACGGGCGAGCTTTACATGTGCCTTGGTCAGGAAGACATGGCCGACCTGCGCGCCCCCCTGCGCGCCAGCCCCGCTGATGCCGGGCTGGAACACGCGATCCGGGCGGCGATTTCGCGCAAGCCCAAGGGGCACGATTTCGACTATTCCCGCCAGAACGTCGCCGGCCAGATGACCCGGCACATGAGCCATACCGGCGGTTAG
- a CDS encoding M20 aminoacylase family protein, which produces MPPKNRFAEMLPEITAWRRDFHEHPELLFEVHRTAAKVADLLRSFGCDEVVTGIGRTGVVAVIKGRTDTAGRVIGLRADMDALPIIEATGLDYASKTPGKMHACGHDGHTSMLLGAAKYLAETRNFDGTAVMIFQPAEEGGGGGREMVQDGMIDRWKIQEVYGMHNMPGIPVGHFAIRPGAIMAAADQFEITLTGKGGHAAKPHECIDTTLVGAHVVVALQSIASRGVDPLKQVVVSVCTFSTDSPAHNVIPQMVRMKGTVRTMDPAVQDYVERRVTEIVTGVATTFGATAEVNYQRGYPVTVNAAPNTEYAAQVAAEVSGQVDTDTAPLMGAEDFSFMLNERPGAYIFLGNGDTAMVHHPAYNFDDAAIPFGSSWYAGMVESRMPAA; this is translated from the coding sequence ATGCCCCCCAAGAACCGCTTCGCCGAGATGCTGCCCGAAATCACCGCCTGGCGGCGCGATTTCCACGAGCACCCCGAACTTCTGTTCGAGGTGCACCGCACGGCGGCAAAGGTGGCGGACCTGCTGCGCTCGTTCGGCTGCGACGAGGTGGTGACGGGCATCGGGCGCACCGGGGTGGTGGCGGTGATCAAGGGCAGGACCGACACCGCCGGCCGGGTGATCGGCCTGCGCGCCGACATGGACGCGCTGCCGATCATCGAGGCGACCGGGCTCGACTATGCCTCGAAGACCCCCGGCAAGATGCACGCCTGCGGCCATGACGGCCACACCTCGATGCTGCTGGGTGCCGCGAAGTATCTGGCCGAAACCCGCAATTTCGACGGCACGGCGGTGATGATCTTCCAGCCCGCCGAAGAGGGCGGCGGCGGCGGGCGCGAGATGGTGCAAGACGGCATGATCGACCGCTGGAAGATCCAGGAGGTTTACGGCATGCACAACATGCCCGGCATCCCGGTCGGCCATTTCGCCATCCGCCCCGGCGCGATCATGGCCGCGGCCGACCAGTTCGAGATCACGCTGACCGGCAAGGGCGGCCACGCCGCCAAGCCGCACGAGTGCATCGACACCACGCTGGTCGGCGCGCATGTCGTGGTGGCGCTGCAATCCATCGCCTCACGCGGGGTGGACCCGCTGAAACAGGTGGTGGTGTCGGTCTGCACCTTCTCGACCGACAGCCCGGCGCACAACGTCATCCCGCAGATGGTCAGGATGAAGGGCACCGTCCGCACCATGGACCCTGCCGTGCAGGACTACGTCGAACGCCGGGTGACCGAGATCGTGACGGGTGTCGCCACCACCTTCGGCGCCACGGCCGAGGTGAACTACCAGCGCGGCTACCCCGTCACCGTCAACGCCGCCCCCAACACCGAATACGCCGCACAGGTCGCGGCCGAGGTGTCGGGCCAGGTCGATACCGACACCGCCCCGCTGATGGGGGCCGAAGACTTCAGCTTCATGCTGAACGAACGCCCCGGCGCCTACATCTTCCTTGGCAACGGTGATACCGCGATGGTCCACCACCCCGCCTACAATTTCGACGACGCCGCGATCCCCTTCGGGTCAAGCTGGTATGCCGGGATGGTCGAAAGCCGGATGCCCGCCGCCTGA
- a CDS encoding FAD-binding oxidoreductase: MTPFPISESSPIRFDAPLPAACDVVVIGGGVIGVMSAFYLAERGFRVTLCEKGRIAGEQSSRNWGWIRQQGRDPGELPIMVESLALWRGLAQEFGDALGFRQTGVLYLAGSEGAMAGYEAWLDHARANGIDSVMQGRAQIAARFPGARGDFPGGLWTPSDARAEPWQAVPVLAQGAMARGVVLREGCAVRALDLAGGRVAGVVTEHGRIACAQVVLAGGAWSALFARAHGVSIPQLSVLASVAATEPLPDVFSGAVATDDLGVRRRNDGGYTIAPGAEHDFFPGPDALRHAGKYLKLLKKDFRSTHFRPLAPKGYPDGWTTPRRWPADRPGPFEAIRVLNPAPNLASLGRVQDAFAALFPDLGRPRLTATWAGMIDTMPDVVPVIDRVAAIPGLTLATGMCGHGFGIGPGVGRVVADLVAGNPPGHDLHRFRLSRFTDGSAIELGPSL, from the coding sequence ATGACGCCTTTCCCGATTTCCGAAAGTTCGCCGATCCGCTTCGACGCCCCGCTGCCCGCCGCCTGCGACGTGGTGGTGATCGGCGGCGGCGTGATCGGGGTGATGAGCGCGTTCTATCTGGCCGAGCGCGGCTTCAGGGTCACGCTCTGCGAAAAGGGCCGCATCGCGGGCGAACAGAGCAGCCGCAACTGGGGCTGGATCCGCCAGCAGGGCCGCGATCCGGGCGAACTGCCGATCATGGTGGAAAGCCTGGCACTGTGGCGAGGGCTGGCGCAGGAATTCGGCGATGCGCTGGGCTTCCGCCAGACCGGGGTGCTGTATCTGGCAGGGTCGGAAGGCGCGATGGCGGGGTACGAGGCGTGGCTGGACCATGCGCGGGCCAACGGAATTGATTCCGTGATGCAAGGCCGTGCGCAGATTGCGGCGCGGTTTCCGGGGGCGCGGGGCGATTTTCCGGGCGGGCTCTGGACGCCATCGGACGCACGGGCCGAACCCTGGCAGGCGGTGCCGGTGCTGGCCCAAGGGGCCATGGCGCGCGGCGTTGTGCTGCGCGAGGGCTGCGCGGTGCGCGCGCTCGATCTGGCGGGCGGGCGGGTGGCCGGGGTGGTGACCGAACACGGCCGCATCGCCTGCGCGCAGGTGGTGCTGGCGGGGGGCGCGTGGTCGGCGCTGTTCGCGCGGGCGCATGGGGTCAGCATCCCGCAGCTTTCTGTGCTGGCGTCGGTCGCAGCGACTGAACCCCTGCCGGACGTGTTCAGCGGCGCGGTGGCGACCGATGACCTCGGCGTGCGGCGGCGCAACGATGGCGGCTATACCATCGCGCCGGGGGCCGAGCATGATTTCTTCCCCGGCCCCGACGCGCTGCGCCATGCGGGCAAATACCTGAAGCTGCTGAAGAAGGACTTCCGCTCCACCCATTTCCGCCCGCTAGCACCCAAAGGCTACCCCGACGGCTGGACGACGCCGCGCCGCTGGCCCGCTGACCGCCCCGGCCCGTTCGAGGCGATCCGCGTGCTGAACCCCGCGCCGAACCTGGCAAGCCTTGGCCGGGTGCAGGATGCCTTCGCAGCCCTTTTCCCAGACCTTGGCCGCCCCCGCCTGACGGCCACCTGGGCGGGAATGATCGACACCATGCCCGATGTCGTGCCGGTGATCGACCGGGTGGCGGCGATCCCCGGCCTTACGCTGGCGACGGGAATGTGCGGCCACGGCTTCGGCATCGGCCCCGGCGTGGGCCGCGTGGTGGCCGACCTTGTGGCGGGCAACCCGCCCGGCCATGACCTGCACCGCTTCCGCCTGTCGCGTTTTACCGACGGGTCGGCAATCGAGCTCGGGCCGTCGCTCTGA
- the argE gene encoding acetylornithine deacetylase has product MTMDARAILDRLVGFRTVSRDSNLDLIDWVEAYLAGHGVPSHRVWNADRTKAALYANVGPEVAGGVVLSGHTDVVPVDGQTWASDPWTVTERGGRLYGRGTCDMKGFNALALAAVPLALAAGVKRPLQIALSYDEEVGCTGAPPMIADMVRRLPKARAVVVGEPSLMKAVNGHKGGTGFKTHVKGFEVHSSIMHTGVNAVMAAARLIDWANRQNIANRALVPGALAAMFDPPWTTVHVGTIQGGTAHNITAGDCRFGLDFRVVPGERLEDWVAAYRAEVAALEAELQAVRPEAAITLDQYFVVPPLVPEAGGAAEALVRRLTGDNGSLVVSYGTEAGQFQAEGYSAVICGPGDIAQAHQPDEYLEVTQFQAGWGFMQRLVDDLCQ; this is encoded by the coding sequence ATGACGATGGACGCGCGGGCGATCCTCGACCGGCTGGTGGGTTTTCGCACCGTCAGCCGCGACAGCAATCTGGACCTGATCGACTGGGTCGAAGCCTATCTGGCCGGTCACGGCGTGCCCTCGCACCGGGTGTGGAATGCCGACCGCACCAAGGCCGCGCTTTACGCCAATGTCGGCCCGGAAGTTGCTGGCGGCGTTGTGCTTTCCGGCCACACCGACGTGGTGCCGGTCGATGGCCAGACCTGGGCCTCCGACCCCTGGACGGTGACCGAACGCGGCGGGCGGCTTTACGGGCGCGGCACCTGCGACATGAAGGGTTTCAACGCGCTGGCGCTGGCCGCGGTGCCGCTGGCGCTGGCCGCGGGGGTGAAGCGCCCGTTGCAGATCGCGCTCAGCTACGACGAGGAGGTGGGCTGCACCGGCGCCCCGCCGATGATCGCAGACATGGTGCGGCGGCTGCCGAAAGCCCGCGCCGTGGTGGTGGGCGAGCCGTCGCTGATGAAGGCGGTGAACGGCCACAAGGGCGGCACCGGCTTCAAGACCCATGTGAAGGGGTTCGAAGTTCACAGCTCGATCATGCACACCGGCGTCAACGCCGTCATGGCCGCCGCCCGGTTGATCGACTGGGCCAACCGGCAGAACATCGCCAACCGCGCGCTGGTGCCGGGCGCGCTGGCCGCGATGTTCGACCCGCCGTGGACGACGGTGCATGTCGGCACCATCCAGGGCGGCACGGCGCACAACATCACGGCGGGCGACTGCCGCTTCGGCCTCGATTTCCGCGTGGTGCCGGGCGAGCGGCTGGAGGACTGGGTGGCGGCTTACCGTGCCGAAGTGGCGGCACTGGAGGCCGAATTGCAGGCAGTGCGCCCCGAGGCGGCCATCACGCTGGACCAGTATTTCGTGGTGCCGCCGCTGGTGCCCGAGGCGGGCGGCGCGGCCGAGGCGCTGGTGCGCCGCCTGACCGGCGACAACGGCTCCCTTGTGGTCAGCTACGGCACCGAGGCCGGGCAGTTCCAGGCCGAGGGCTATTCGGCGGTGATCTGCGGGCCGGGCGACATCGCGCAGGCGCACCAGCCCGACGAATACCTTGAGGTGACGCAGTTTCAGGCGGGATGGGGCTTCATGCAGCGACTGGTGGACGACCTTTGCCAATGA
- a CDS encoding ABC transporter ATP-binding protein, with product MLDTPLLTIENLRVDFETNDGRVTGVEDVSFSIRPGECVCVVGESGSGKSVSSLSVMRLVEFGGGAIAGGRILLKRKDGGQIDLVGADGETMRQIRGNEIGMIFQEPMTSLNPVFTVGRQLTEGLRVHREMTQDEAEVRALDLLRMVRMSEPERRMLQYPHELSGGMRQRVVIAMALACEPRLLICDEPTTALDVTIQAEILALIDRLKREKGTAVLFITHDMAVVAQMADRVVVMYRGLKVEEGLAEQIFEDPQHDYTKALIAAVPRLGEMAGRDAPEPMKLLARGGPGGARAAVARPAPKDFGTAGRQVYLDVKHLTTRFPVRGGLLRRLVANVHAVEDVSFSILAGQTLSLVGESGCGKSSCGRSILRLVEPTSGEVLIDGKDVLKLDDSDLRAARREMQMVFQDPFASLNPRMRLCDQVAEPLRNYNLVSGQALTDRVAALFDRVELPRSFLNRFPHELSGGQRQRVAIARALALNPKLLIADEAVSALDVSVQAQVLNLLLELQQDLGISILFISHDMAVVERVSHTVGVMYLGRIVELGPRASVFGNPSHPYTMSLLSAVPVADPRRRVLRGEVEHKPIVSPIFPLSYQPAPSTYVEVAPKHFVLMEQ from the coding sequence ATGCTCGACACGCCGTTGCTGACCATCGAGAATCTGCGGGTGGATTTCGAGACCAATGACGGGCGGGTGACGGGGGTCGAGGATGTGTCGTTTTCCATCCGGCCCGGCGAGTGCGTCTGCGTGGTGGGCGAAAGCGGGTCGGGCAAGTCGGTGTCGTCGCTGTCGGTGATGCGGCTGGTGGAATTCGGCGGCGGTGCCATCGCGGGCGGGCGCATCCTGTTGAAACGCAAGGATGGCGGGCAGATCGACCTTGTCGGGGCAGATGGCGAAACCATGCGCCAGATCCGCGGCAACGAGATCGGGATGATCTTTCAGGAACCGATGACCAGCCTGAACCCGGTATTCACCGTGGGGCGGCAGTTGACCGAAGGGCTGCGCGTCCACCGCGAGATGACGCAGGATGAGGCCGAGGTGCGCGCGCTGGACCTTTTGCGCATGGTGCGGATGTCGGAACCGGAACGGCGGATGCTTCAATACCCGCACGAGCTTTCGGGGGGGATGCGGCAGCGCGTGGTGATCGCGATGGCGCTGGCCTGCGAGCCTCGCCTGCTGATCTGCGACGAGCCGACCACGGCGTTGGATGTCACTATCCAGGCCGAGATTCTGGCGCTGATCGACCGGCTGAAGCGCGAAAAGGGCACGGCGGTGCTGTTCATCACCCATGACATGGCGGTGGTGGCGCAGATGGCCGACCGCGTGGTGGTGATGTATCGCGGCCTGAAGGTCGAGGAGGGGCTGGCCGAGCAGATCTTCGAGGACCCGCAGCACGATTACACCAAGGCGCTGATCGCCGCCGTGCCGCGTCTGGGCGAGATGGCGGGGCGCGACGCCCCCGAGCCGATGAAACTGCTGGCACGCGGCGGCCCCGGCGGGGCGCGGGCGGCGGTGGCACGGCCAGCACCCAAGGATTTCGGCACGGCCGGGCGGCAGGTCTATCTGGACGTGAAGCACCTGACGACGCGCTTTCCGGTGCGCGGTGGCCTGTTGCGGCGGCTGGTGGCGAATGTCCATGCGGTCGAGGATGTGTCGTTCTCCATCCTCGCCGGGCAGACCCTGTCGCTGGTCGGCGAATCGGGCTGCGGCAAGTCGAGCTGCGGCCGGTCGATCCTGCGGCTGGTCGAGCCGACCTCGGGCGAGGTGCTGATCGACGGCAAGGATGTGCTGAAGCTGGACGACAGCGACCTGCGCGCCGCGCGGCGCGAGATGCAGATGGTGTTTCAGGACCCCTTCGCCAGCCTCAACCCCCGGATGCGGCTGTGCGACCAGGTTGCAGAACCCTTGCGCAACTACAATCTGGTGTCCGGGCAGGCGCTGACCGACCGGGTGGCGGCGCTGTTCGACCGGGTGGAACTGCCGCGCAGCTTCCTCAACCGCTTTCCGCACGAGTTGTCGGGCGGGCAGCGCCAGCGGGTGGCAATCGCCCGCGCGCTGGCGCTGAACCCCAAGCTGCTGATTGCGGATGAGGCCGTGTCGGCGCTGGATGTCTCGGTGCAGGCGCAGGTGCTGAACCTGCTCCTGGAGTTGCAGCAGGATCTGGGCATCTCGATCCTGTTCATCAGCCATGACATGGCGGTGGTGGAGCGGGTCAGCCATACGGTCGGGGTGATGTATCTGGGTCGGATCGTCGAACTTGGTCCCCGCGCCTCGGTGTTCGGCAACCCGTCGCATCCCTATACCATGTCGCTACTGTCGGCGGTGCCGGTGGCCGATCCGCGCCGCCGGGTGCTGCGCGGCGAGGTCGAGCACAAGCCGATCGTTTCGCCGATCTTCCCGCTCAGCTATCAGCCGGCACCCTCGACCTATGTCGAGGTGGCCCCGAAGCATTTCGTGCTGATGGAGCAATGA
- a CDS encoding peptide ABC transporter substrate-binding protein, with protein sequence MKLKTLLLGAGAALALAPAAFAERGADGNVNIIYWQAPSTLNPYLSSGTKDVESASLVLEPLAGFNELGEVIPRLVTEVPTVENGGVSADLTTITWKLIPGLLWSDGTPVTAEDAVFTHAYCTDPAGGCAQLARYEGVQSVEAVDATTIKVTFTSPKPNPYQAFVGATSPLLQKAQFANCLGAAASTCTDANFKPIGTGPFVVTEFRTNDVIQLAANPNYRDPAKPAFATVNFKGGGDAAAAARAVLETGEFDYAWNLQLAPDVLAGMQSAGKGKVINAFGTLVERIEMNMTDPSPSLPEGERATAKHPHPILSDIRVRTALSKAIDRNLLVEIGYGPAGRATCNLVPAPAMFASDNTGCIEQDMEGAKALLDEAGWVVGADGKREKDGKKLSLLFQSSTNAVRQDFQALIKQWWDELGVTTELKNVDASVFFGGDAGSPDTFQKFYADVEMYANNFDGTDPEPYLAQYTCDKAPRPETQWQGENVNRFCDPAYDALVVELGQTGEMDKRAELAKKMNDMLTKDSMVVVPLVDRGRNSGQSVTLGGVILNTWDSELWNASDWYRVK encoded by the coding sequence ATGAAACTCAAGACCCTGCTTCTTGGCGCCGGTGCGGCTTTGGCCCTTGCACCCGCCGCCTTTGCCGAACGCGGTGCGGACGGCAACGTGAACATCATCTACTGGCAGGCGCCCTCGACGCTGAACCCCTACCTGTCCTCGGGCACCAAGGATGTCGAATCCGCCAGCCTGGTGCTGGAACCGCTGGCCGGGTTCAACGAACTGGGCGAGGTGATCCCGCGTCTGGTGACCGAAGTGCCGACGGTCGAAAACGGCGGCGTCTCGGCCGACCTGACCACGATCACCTGGAAGCTGATTCCGGGGCTTCTGTGGTCCGACGGCACGCCCGTGACGGCGGAAGACGCGGTGTTCACCCACGCCTATTGCACCGACCCGGCGGGCGGCTGCGCCCAGCTCGCCCGCTACGAGGGCGTGCAGTCGGTCGAGGCGGTGGATGCGACCACGATCAAGGTCACCTTCACCTCGCCGAAACCGAACCCCTATCAGGCCTTTGTCGGCGCAACCTCGCCGCTGCTGCAGAAGGCGCAGTTCGCCAACTGCCTTGGCGCCGCCGCATCCACCTGCACCGACGCCAACTTCAAGCCGATCGGCACCGGGCCGTTCGTCGTGACCGAATTCCGCACCAATGACGTGATCCAGCTTGCCGCCAACCCGAACTACCGCGACCCGGCAAAACCGGCCTTCGCGACCGTCAACTTCAAGGGCGGCGGCGATGCGGCGGCGGCGGCGCGGGCGGTGCTGGAAACCGGCGAGTTCGACTATGCCTGGAACCTGCAACTGGCCCCCGACGTGCTGGCGGGAATGCAGTCGGCCGGCAAGGGCAAGGTGATCAACGCCTTCGGCACGCTGGTCGAGCGCATCGAGATGAACATGACCGACCCCTCGCCCTCGCTGCCCGAAGGCGAGCGTGCCACCGCCAAGCATCCCCACCCGATCCTGTCCGACATCCGGGTGCGGACTGCGCTGTCGAAGGCCATCGACCGCAACCTGCTGGTCGAAATCGGCTACGGCCCCGCCGGCCGCGCCACCTGCAACCTCGTGCCCGCGCCTGCGATGTTCGCCTCGGACAACACCGGCTGCATCGAGCAGGACATGGAGGGTGCGAAGGCGCTGCTCGACGAGGCCGGCTGGGTGGTCGGCGCCGACGGCAAGCGCGAGAAGGACGGCAAGAAGCTGTCGCTGCTGTTCCAGTCCTCGACCAACGCCGTGCGCCAGGATTTCCAGGCGCTGATCAAACAATGGTGGGATGAACTGGGTGTCACGACCGAGTTGAAGAACGTCGATGCCTCGGTGTTCTTCGGCGGCGATGCGGGATCGCCCGACACCTTCCAGAAGTTCTATGCCGACGTGGAAATGTACGCCAACAACTTCGACGGCACCGACCCCGAGCCCTACCTTGCGCAATACACCTGCGACAAGGCCCCGCGTCCGGAAACCCAGTGGCAGGGCGAAAACGTCAATCGCTTCTGCGACCCGGCCTATGACGCGCTGGTCGTCGAACTGGGGCAGACCGGCGAGATGGACAAGCGCGCCGAACTGGCCAAGAAGATGAACGACATGCTGACCAAGGACAGCATGGTGGTGGTGCCGCTGGTGGACCGCGGCCGCAACTCGGGCCAGTCGGTGACGCTGGGCGGCGTGATCCTGAACACCTGGGATTCCGAACTGTGGAACGCCTCGGACTGGTACCGCGTGAAGTGA
- a CDS encoding ABC transporter permease, protein MLTYTLRRLLLAIPTLLFISLVIFLLLDLAPGDPMSQVPLTVPPEVKAKMREALGADQPMVVRYLLWLKQFFVIEPLHVIDNLFGSNFADGAQRIVSWQSRSPVADTIAERLPQTLTVIGCSYLLGVAIALPIGVYSAYRQYSWFDQIGTFVSMVGFSVPTFFTGVLLIVVFSVNLGWFPSIYDTTLQVTDWESFGRQVRQMAMPVAVLGLYNAAQISRYMRSSMLENLSQDYVRTARAKGLSERAVVLRHVLRNSMIPVVTVIAMGIPTIFGGAIITEQVFKVNGLGALLITAIYANDIPMVQTLTFIFAVLIVMFNLVADILYGILDPRIRYD, encoded by the coding sequence ATGCTGACCTACACGTTGCGACGGTTGCTGCTGGCGATACCGACGCTTCTGTTCATCAGTCTTGTCATTTTCCTGCTGCTGGACCTGGCACCCGGCGACCCGATGAGCCAGGTGCCCCTGACCGTGCCGCCCGAGGTCAAGGCCAAGATGCGCGAGGCGCTGGGGGCGGACCAGCCGATGGTGGTGCGGTATCTGTTGTGGCTGAAGCAGTTCTTCGTGATCGAGCCGCTGCATGTGATCGACAACCTGTTCGGCAGCAATTTCGCCGACGGGGCGCAGCGCATCGTTTCCTGGCAGTCGCGCAGCCCGGTGGCCGACACCATCGCCGAGCGCCTGCCGCAGACCCTGACGGTGATCGGCTGTTCCTACCTGCTGGGGGTGGCGATCGCGCTGCCGATCGGGGTCTATTCGGCCTACCGGCAATACAGCTGGTTCGACCAGATCGGCACCTTCGTGTCGATGGTCGGGTTTTCGGTGCCGACCTTCTTTACCGGCGTGCTGCTGATCGTGGTCTTTTCGGTCAACCTCGGCTGGTTTCCCTCGATCTACGACACCACGCTGCAGGTCACCGACTGGGAGAGTTTCGGCCGCCAGGTGCGGCAGATGGCGATGCCGGTGGCGGTGCTGGGGCTTTACAATGCGGCGCAGATCAGCCGCTACATGCGGTCCTCCATGCTGGAAAACCTGAGCCAGGACTATGTGCGAACCGCGCGCGCCAAGGGGCTTTCGGAACGGGCGGTGGTGCTGCGCCATGTGCTGCGCAACTCGATGATCCCGGTGGTGACGGTGATCGCCATGGGCATCCCGACCATCTTCGGCGGTGCGATCATCACCGAGCAGGTGTTCAAGGTGAACGGCCTCGGCGCGCTGCTGATCACCGCGATCTATGCCAACGACATTCCGATGGTGCAGACGCTGACCTTCATCTTTGCCGTGCTGATCGTGATGTTCAACCTGGTTGCCGACATCCTGTATGGCATCCTTGACCCGAGGATCCGCTATGACTGA